A genomic stretch from Mauremys mutica isolate MM-2020 ecotype Southern chromosome 18, ASM2049712v1, whole genome shotgun sequence includes:
- the SWI5 gene encoding DNA repair protein SWI5 homolog, with product MGERMMVCYVLHAQTALQIPATHSFLEPLIRNLAKHPRLFSAALDNHEQGPPLCGEWEQSPGLRGRSGPSPRPVLRRTPTGILRNCNAGFKSPIQSPRSCQSDGVNKETLQHEVEELTQKDLTLDQEIAQLLAEGYSLEELEKHISLLHEYNDIKDTGQMLLGKLATIRGVTTKELYPKFDLELTD from the exons ATGGGTGAGAGGATGATGGTGTGTTATGTCCTCCATGCACAGACTGCTCTCCAGATACCAGCCACTCACTCTTTCCTTGAACCTTTGATTAGAAACCTAGCCAAGCATCCAAGGCTGTTTTCG GCAGCGCTGGATAACCACGAGCAGGGACCCCCACTCTGCGGGGAGTGGGAGCAAAGCCCAGGGCTGCGAGGGAGGAGCGGGCCGTCACCTAGGCCTGTCCTGAGGAG GACACCAACTGGAATCCTGAGAAATTGCAATGCAGGTTTCAAATCTCCA ATCCAGTCTCCAAGGTCCTGTCAATCAGATGGAGTCAATAAAGAAACCCTACAGCATGAAGTTGAAGAACTGACACAGAAGGATCTTACCCTGGATCAGGAAATTGCACAGTTGTTGGCTGA AGGTTACAGCCTGGAGGAATTGGAGAAACACATCTCTCTGCTCCATGAGTACAATGATATTAAAGACACTGGACAGATGCTGCTGGGCAAGCTGG CCACGATTAGAGGGGTCACCACAAAGGAGCTGTACCCCAAATTTGATCTGGAACTTACTGACTAG